The proteins below come from a single Triticum aestivum cultivar Chinese Spring chromosome 5D, IWGSC CS RefSeq v2.1, whole genome shotgun sequence genomic window:
- the LOC123124676 gene encoding dirigent protein 2 encodes MACFKLNPTSFALAAAVAVILAVAAPRPAAGASAHLHVYMHDVMGDSAMMVVRGPRGNFGNTVVMDDVLTEGTSASSAAVGRAQGQYIVASSKGGFELMVTMNVVLTSGTYAGSSVTVMGRDDTGVAVRELAVVGGTGQFRMAKGYVLWKTVRPDLLELDIYVNP; translated from the coding sequence ATGGCTTGCTTCAAGCTCAACCCCACGTCCTTCGCGCTCGCCGCAGCCGTCGCCGTCATCCTGGCGGTGGCGGCGCCGCGGCCGGCGGCCGGGGCGTCGGCGCACCTGCACGTGTACATGCACGACGTGATGGGCGACAGCGCGATGATGGTGGTGCGCGGCCCGCGGGGCAACTTCGGCAACACGGTGGTGATGGACGACGTGCTGACGGAGGGCACGTCGGCGTCGTCGGCCGCCGTGGGGCGCGCGCAGGGGCAGTACATCGTCGCCTCCTCCAAGGGAGGGTTCGAGCTGATGGTGACCATGAACGTGGTGCTCACGTCGGGGACCTACGCGGGGAGCTCGGTGACCGTGATGGGGCGCGACGACACCGGCGTGGCGGTGCGCGAGCTGGCCGTGGTCGGCGGCACAGGGCAGTTCCGGATGGCGAAAGGCTACGTGCTGTGGAAAACCGTCCGCCCCGACCTGCTGGAGCTCGACATCTACGTCAACCCATGA